The Streptomyces phaeolivaceus genome has a window encoding:
- a CDS encoding glycoside hydrolase family 2 TIM barrel-domain containing protein, producing MHHPHPHAHPVSRRRLLEGGAALLGTLALTGGDAYAAPRSATRAAADPEWSGNMALFQVGAEPPHTTLMPYADVRQALAADRTRSPYRLSLDGRWKFAYVDRPGDRDEDFYRTDVDDRDWDTVPVPSNWQLHGYDFPIYINITYPWWGPNGLGEEAQPPTAPTRYNPVGQYRRSFHLPKDWTAGDRRTFLHFEGVKSAHYVWINGTLVGYHEDSYDPAEYDITEHLGPGTNQIAVEVYRYSDGDWLEDQDMIRLSGIFRSVYLYSTPAVHLRDFKLDTPLGDGYTTAELSVTASVRAYAAGHEGSYSVETQLYDAKGHAVWSRPLVQSVAVAASSVGEDVTVQAARSVPSPELWSAEHPTLYTAVLLLRDPRGKIVETLSHRVGLREFALRDGLMRINGQPVSFRGTNRHEMHPDRGMALTRADLVEDLRIIKRLNINSVRTSHYPNNPLWYELADEYGLYLVDETNLETHGIRDRYPGNDADWTTACVARAQAMVHRDKNHASVVLWSLGNEAGGGSTFVAMRDWIESYDKTRVIQYEGDDRPTISQIRSEMYDSPQRVEQRAKDTSDTRPYVMIEYSHSMGNSTGNLKKYWDLIRRHPVLQGGWIWDFVDQSLTWPVPDLKVFTDSGPSGLQGQLLTAAGTFSRDKGLSGATGFTRDPALDLTGSLTLEAWVTPHVTGGHQPLVAKGDTQYALKQTNRSVEFFIYGGGQWVSVSWGVPADGWTGREHHVAGVFDATAGSLTLYVDGEAKATRTTTRRPSVNTAPLSLGTDTDNPTREFSGTIRRAGVYARALSGTELASGGRGPGDDGVRFWFDAATVEVAERKKKADDFGTFGKERSFFAYGGDWGDNPNDGAFVADGIVKADRGHTGKAAEVKRVYQAIHAKPATGNTLTSGTVTLTNEYLFTNLRELDGSWTLVADGKKIQDGRLTRDQLDVEPLSTKDVTVPFVLPSSPAPGTEYFLELSFTTKDSTPWAKSGFEVARQQLSVDAGSPAVKPVPLADVPVLKYEESDEAVTVTGKGYPGRFSVTVDKASGTITAYKAGGTRLIASGPVPNFWRAPTDNDHGNGQHTRNQTWRDAGTNRRVTAVTVRPLGDGRAVEIKVTGTLPTTTESTYSTTYTVFGNGEIKVDNTLHPGAASLPYLPEVGNLLLLNRRLDRLHYYGRGPEENHWDRNNGTDVGLYSGTVAEQWSGYIRPQENGNKTDVRWAAVTDRDGVGLLVSGDSLIEVNASYLTPEDLSTGLRHDYHLTPRDTVVLRVNHRQMGVGGDNSWGAHTHDEYKLFADRDYSYTYRLRPLTDVNDATSASRRPTATE from the coding sequence TGGACCGGCCGGGCGACCGGGACGAGGACTTCTACCGGACGGACGTCGACGACAGGGACTGGGACACCGTCCCGGTGCCGTCCAACTGGCAGCTGCACGGCTACGACTTCCCCATCTACATCAACATCACCTACCCGTGGTGGGGCCCCAACGGTCTCGGCGAGGAGGCCCAGCCGCCGACCGCGCCGACCCGCTACAACCCCGTCGGCCAGTACCGGCGCAGCTTCCACCTCCCGAAGGACTGGACGGCCGGCGACCGCCGTACCTTCCTGCACTTCGAGGGCGTCAAGTCGGCCCACTACGTGTGGATCAACGGCACGCTCGTCGGCTACCACGAGGACTCGTACGACCCGGCCGAGTACGACATCACCGAGCACCTCGGGCCGGGCACCAACCAGATCGCCGTCGAGGTCTACCGCTACTCGGACGGCGACTGGCTGGAGGACCAGGACATGATCCGGCTGAGCGGCATCTTCCGCTCGGTCTACCTCTACTCCACCCCCGCCGTGCACCTGCGCGACTTCAAGCTGGACACCCCGCTCGGCGACGGCTACACCACCGCCGAGCTGTCGGTCACCGCGAGCGTGCGGGCGTACGCCGCCGGGCACGAGGGGTCGTACTCCGTCGAGACGCAGCTCTACGACGCCAAGGGCCACGCCGTCTGGTCGCGCCCCTTGGTCCAGTCGGTCGCCGTCGCCGCCTCCTCCGTCGGCGAGGACGTGACCGTGCAGGCCGCCAGGTCCGTCCCCTCGCCCGAGCTGTGGTCGGCCGAACACCCCACCCTCTACACGGCCGTGCTCCTGCTGCGCGACCCGCGCGGCAAGATCGTCGAGACGCTCTCCCACCGCGTCGGCCTGCGCGAGTTCGCGCTCAGGGACGGGCTGATGCGGATCAACGGGCAGCCGGTCTCCTTCCGGGGCACCAACCGGCACGAGATGCACCCCGACCGGGGCATGGCGCTCACCCGCGCCGACCTGGTCGAGGACCTGCGGATCATCAAGCGCCTCAACATCAACTCCGTCCGCACCTCGCACTACCCGAACAACCCGCTCTGGTACGAGCTGGCGGACGAGTACGGCCTCTACCTCGTCGACGAGACGAACCTCGAAACGCACGGCATCCGCGACCGCTACCCCGGAAACGACGCCGACTGGACGACCGCCTGCGTGGCCCGCGCCCAGGCCATGGTCCACCGCGACAAGAACCACGCCTCGGTCGTCCTGTGGTCCCTCGGCAACGAGGCGGGCGGCGGCTCCACCTTCGTCGCCATGCGCGACTGGATCGAGTCGTACGACAAGACCCGCGTCATCCAGTACGAGGGCGACGACCGGCCCACGATCAGCCAGATCCGCTCGGAGATGTACGACAGCCCGCAGCGGGTCGAGCAGCGGGCGAAGGACACCTCGGACACCCGGCCGTACGTGATGATCGAGTACTCGCACTCGATGGGGAACTCGACGGGCAACCTCAAGAAGTACTGGGATCTCATCCGGCGCCATCCCGTCCTCCAGGGCGGCTGGATCTGGGACTTCGTCGACCAGTCGCTGACCTGGCCGGTGCCGGACCTGAAGGTGTTCACCGACTCCGGGCCGAGCGGCCTGCAGGGCCAACTCCTCACCGCGGCGGGGACGTTCAGCCGCGACAAGGGCCTCTCCGGCGCCACCGGCTTCACCCGCGACCCGGCCCTCGACCTCACCGGCTCCCTGACGCTGGAGGCCTGGGTCACTCCGCACGTCACCGGCGGCCACCAGCCGCTCGTCGCCAAGGGCGACACCCAGTACGCGCTGAAGCAGACCAACCGGAGCGTCGAGTTCTTCATCTACGGCGGCGGCCAGTGGGTCAGCGTCAGCTGGGGCGTCCCGGCCGACGGCTGGACCGGCCGTGAACACCATGTCGCCGGTGTCTTCGACGCGACGGCCGGCTCGCTCACCCTCTATGTCGACGGCGAGGCGAAGGCGACCCGCACCACGACCCGGCGCCCCTCCGTCAACACCGCGCCCCTCTCCCTCGGCACCGACACGGACAACCCGACCCGGGAGTTCAGCGGCACCATCCGGCGGGCCGGGGTGTACGCGCGCGCCCTGAGCGGCACCGAGCTGGCCTCCGGGGGGCGTGGGCCCGGGGACGACGGGGTGCGGTTCTGGTTCGACGCGGCGACGGTGGAGGTGGCGGAGCGGAAGAAGAAGGCGGATGACTTCGGGACCTTCGGGAAGGAACGTTCGTTTTTCGCGTACGGCGGTGACTGGGGCGACAACCCGAACGACGGGGCCTTCGTCGCGGACGGCATCGTCAAGGCCGACCGGGGCCACACCGGCAAGGCGGCCGAGGTCAAGCGCGTCTACCAGGCGATCCACGCGAAACCGGCCACCGGGAACACCCTGACCTCCGGGACGGTCACCCTCACCAACGAGTACCTCTTCACCAACCTCCGCGAACTCGACGGCAGTTGGACCCTGGTGGCCGACGGCAAGAAGATCCAGGACGGCCGCCTCACCCGCGACCAGCTGGACGTCGAACCCCTCTCCACCAAGGACGTCACCGTCCCCTTCGTCCTCCCCTCCTCCCCCGCCCCCGGCACCGAGTACTTCCTCGAACTCTCCTTCACCACCAAGGACTCCACCCCCTGGGCGAAGTCCGGCTTCGAGGTGGCCCGGCAGCAGCTGTCCGTGGACGCGGGCAGCCCGGCGGTGAAACCCGTACCGCTGGCCGACGTCCCGGTCCTCAAGTACGAGGAGAGCGACGAGGCCGTCACGGTCACCGGCAAGGGCTACCCGGGCCGCTTCTCCGTCACCGTCGACAAGGCGAGCGGCACGATCACGGCGTACAAGGCGGGCGGCACCCGGCTGATCGCCTCCGGTCCCGTGCCCAACTTCTGGCGGGCCCCCACCGACAACGACCACGGCAACGGCCAGCACACCCGCAACCAGACCTGGCGGGACGCGGGCACGAACCGCAGGGTGACTGCCGTGACGGTCCGCCCCCTGGGCGACGGCAGGGCCGTGGAGATCAAGGTCACCGGCACGCTCCCCACCACCACGGAGTCCACCTACTCCACCACCTACACGGTGTTCGGCAACGGCGAGATCAAGGTCGACAACACCCTGCACCCGGGCGCGGCCTCCCTCCCCTACCTCCCCGAGGTCGGCAATCTGCTCCTCCTCAACCGCCGCCTCGACCGCCTGCACTACTACGGCCGCGGCCCCGAGGAGAACCACTGGGACCGCAACAACGGCACCGACGTCGGCCTCTACTCCGGCACGGTCGCCGAGCAGTGGTCCGGCTACATCCGCCCCCAGGAGAACGGCAACAAGACCGACGTCCGCTGGGCCGCCGTCACCGACCGCGACGGGGTCGGCCTGCTGGTCTCGGGCGACTCCCTGATCGAGGTCAACGCCTCGTACCTCACCCCGGAGGACCTGTCGACGGGCCTCCGCCACGACTACCACCTCACCCCCCGCGACACGGTCGTCCTCCGCGTCAACCACCGCCAGATGGGCGTCGGCGGCGACAACAGCTGGGGCGCCCACACCCACGACGAGTACAAACTCTTCGCGGACCGCGACTACTCGTACACGTACCGGCTGCGCCCCCTGACGGACGTGAACGACGCGACGAGCGCCTCACGGCGTCCGACGGCGACGGAGTAA